One genomic segment of Catalinimonas alkaloidigena includes these proteins:
- a CDS encoding tetratricopeptide repeat-containing sensor histidine kinase, whose translation MKRFILFSFFLLLCSTILFAQQIEKIDSLVSQLALSTNREKIDLFNQVGWEYRLSYPDSTLFYCQKAIELGNQLNTQYGIAQAKNYMGVASVYQGKYSEAYTFHKQALFEAKATKDSSQIAHAYNSLGRLFYTQGDQIESFEYYHKALKIFEKINDKQGASYCYKSLAQLYALRNEYERAEEMLQKTLIIRRNLHDNRGMVSAYEELASVSQQQSDYARAHNYLQQAKEISTSAGDQISVAEIDLSMSGLYLKQNKYKKALLTSLAALTIAQNVKNQQLLTNINLILGKIYLHKGNLYTARQHLEKVIKSAEQAKLLGPLTEAHCYLAQVYEQLEAYQKALFFHQRYIDYKDSLFNVEKAKNMERLETRLLLKQKEYEYNLLEDSAAQQEFTLRQERTKNVAQSIIIILILTLLSVAVIFYNRSKTQNRLLEIRKSKIERQHNEISFQNEKISEQYLQLEVQNKKLKQLNQEKDTLMNMVAHDLKSPLNRLSGLSDLLLLPGQDHDERERYVTLIKETSQEGVNLVKDLLDMNAFTNTLGINYSSVNLKAFLDEQANTHLSNARSKNINLEVHCDPVIYFRSDVIYLSRILDNLLSNAIKYSFTKTSIHLIGEKTEKEQVVIKVKDQGPGFSPEDKKHLYKKFTKLSARPTSGESSHGLGLAIVKTLVDKMHGCIELESEIGKGSQFILTFPVDEQVKIS comes from the coding sequence ATGAAACGATTTATTCTTTTCTCCTTTTTCTTACTGCTGTGCAGTACTATTTTATTTGCACAGCAAATAGAAAAAATAGATAGCCTTGTTTCACAATTAGCGCTATCTACTAACAGAGAAAAAATTGACCTGTTCAATCAGGTCGGTTGGGAATACCGCCTCTCCTACCCTGACAGTACATTATTCTATTGCCAAAAAGCAATTGAGTTAGGCAATCAGCTTAACACCCAATACGGTATTGCGCAAGCTAAAAATTATATGGGCGTGGCTTCTGTATATCAGGGTAAATATTCTGAGGCTTACACCTTCCATAAACAGGCTCTGTTTGAAGCTAAAGCTACCAAAGACTCTTCTCAAATTGCCCATGCTTACAATAGTCTAGGACGCCTCTTTTACACGCAAGGGGACCAAATTGAATCTTTTGAATATTACCATAAAGCCCTCAAAATTTTTGAGAAGATCAACGATAAACAAGGTGCCAGCTACTGCTATAAAAGCTTGGCTCAACTGTACGCATTACGTAATGAATATGAGCGTGCTGAAGAGATGCTTCAAAAAACCCTAATCATTCGCAGAAATCTTCATGACAACCGGGGCATGGTTTCAGCATATGAGGAGCTTGCCAGTGTATCTCAGCAGCAGTCAGACTACGCACGCGCACATAATTATCTACAACAAGCGAAGGAAATCAGTACTAGCGCCGGAGATCAGATCAGCGTAGCTGAAATTGACTTAAGCATGTCAGGCCTTTATCTGAAACAGAATAAATATAAGAAAGCACTGCTTACCAGTTTGGCTGCCTTGACGATTGCACAAAATGTAAAAAATCAACAGCTATTAACCAATATCAACCTGATACTTGGCAAAATTTACCTTCATAAAGGAAACCTATATACTGCACGTCAGCACTTAGAAAAAGTAATTAAGTCCGCAGAACAAGCTAAACTGTTAGGCCCCCTCACAGAAGCACATTGTTATCTGGCTCAAGTTTATGAGCAACTTGAAGCTTATCAGAAAGCCCTTTTCTTTCATCAAAGATATATAGACTACAAAGATTCTCTTTTCAATGTAGAAAAGGCTAAAAACATGGAACGCCTGGAAACACGCCTCCTGCTGAAACAAAAGGAATATGAATATAACCTGCTTGAGGATTCCGCTGCCCAACAAGAGTTTACACTTAGACAGGAACGGACTAAAAATGTAGCCCAAAGTATCATCATCATTTTGATCCTTACACTCTTGTCTGTAGCTGTCATTTTTTATAACCGCAGCAAAACTCAAAATAGATTACTAGAAATTAGGAAAAGTAAGATTGAGAGACAGCACAATGAGATTAGTTTTCAGAATGAAAAGATAAGCGAACAGTATCTACAACTGGAAGTACAGAACAAAAAGTTAAAGCAACTAAACCAGGAAAAAGATACGCTCATGAATATGGTAGCTCATGACTTGAAGTCTCCTTTAAATCGTCTTTCAGGACTTTCGGATTTGTTACTGTTGCCGGGACAAGATCATGATGAGCGAGAGAGATATGTGACTCTGATAAAAGAAACCTCCCAGGAAGGAGTAAACCTCGTCAAGGATTTACTCGATATGAATGCCTTTACTAATACGCTAGGGATTAATTATTCAAGCGTCAATCTTAAAGCGTTTCTGGATGAGCAAGCTAATACGCATTTATCTAATGCCCGGTCAAAAAATATTAATTTGGAAGTTCACTGCGATCCGGTCATATACTTTCGCTCTGATGTCATATACCTCTCCCGAATTTTAGATAATTTGCTCTCAAATGCCATCAAATATTCGTTTACAAAAACCAGCATTCATCTCATCGGTGAGAAAACAGAAAAGGAACAAGTCGTAATCAAGGTGAAAGATCAGGGGCCTGGATTCAGCCCGGAGGATAAAAAGCATCTCTACAAGAAGTTTACTAAACTGAGTGCCCGACCTACCAGTGGAGAAAGCTCTCACGGATTAGGGTTAGCAATTGTTAAGACACTCGTAGACAAAATGCATGGTTGTATTGAGTTAGAAAGTGAAATTGGAAAAGGAAGCCAATTTATTCTTACTTTTCCTGTAGATGAACAGGTAAAAATTTCATAA
- a CDS encoding sugar phosphate isomerase/epimerase family protein — protein MNNPIWVMSSALDNLSFSEVLQKAKSVGAQGVDLCVFRRDGTRTDHVATHLEYENFTLESASKVIDALNEKGLKASIGAFENCIGGEPEQQLKNQNHLLRLIRIAHLLGGDENDVTVGTFVGYNHELGNQENGFQKNLERYQKIFTPIIKYAEDLGVTVIYENCPMEGWRSAGYTSTFNNLSGVLAARKLMYAMIPSDAHGEIYDPSHDVWQHTDPVEVIKATDMKKVKRVHVKATRNLSSSKQIHWGGMYPVQDVDKSLAQKAGVPVPDHEWDRHNYEAMLPGFGGSDSMDWRAFVEVLKDRGFNGPYEIENEAALSKATGNLAATLQGYEATIMFLSPMLWPLTEEGYQYDRKDYQPLKQVAQKNGPEVKMEDLS, from the coding sequence ATGAATAATCCGATTTGGGTCATGAGTTCCGCACTGGATAATCTAAGTTTCTCTGAAGTGCTGCAAAAAGCAAAAAGCGTTGGTGCACAAGGAGTTGATCTGTGTGTGTTTCGTCGTGATGGTACCCGTACTGATCATGTTGCAACTCACCTTGAGTATGAAAACTTTACACTGGAGTCAGCCAGTAAAGTCATTGATGCACTTAATGAAAAAGGTTTAAAAGCTTCAATTGGGGCCTTTGAAAATTGCATCGGTGGTGAGCCTGAGCAGCAGCTCAAGAATCAGAATCATTTACTACGCCTGATTAGAATCGCGCACCTGCTGGGTGGAGATGAAAATGATGTGACCGTAGGTACTTTTGTAGGGTACAATCATGAACTGGGAAACCAAGAAAATGGCTTCCAGAAAAACCTGGAAAGGTATCAGAAGATATTTACACCCATCATCAAGTATGCTGAAGATCTGGGAGTAACCGTAATTTATGAGAACTGTCCAATGGAAGGCTGGCGGTCAGCTGGCTATACCAGCACTTTTAATAATCTTAGCGGCGTTTTGGCTGCTCGTAAGCTGATGTATGCTATGATACCCAGTGATGCACATGGTGAAATCTACGACCCTTCACATGATGTTTGGCAGCACACTGATCCTGTAGAGGTGATCAAAGCTACAGATATGAAGAAAGTAAAGCGGGTGCATGTTAAGGCTACCCGTAACCTGAGCAGTTCCAAACAAATTCATTGGGGAGGAATGTATCCGGTGCAGGATGTAGATAAATCCTTAGCACAGAAAGCAGGCGTGCCTGTACCTGATCATGAGTGGGACCGTCATAACTACGAGGCGATGTTGCCTGGATTTGGCGGTAGTGATAGCATGGACTGGAGAGCCTTTGTGGAAGTACTTAAAGATAGAGGGTTTAACGGACCCTATGAGATTGAAAACGAAGCAGCATTATCTAAAGCAACCGGTAATCTGGCTGCTACCTTACAAGGCTATGAAGCAACTATTATGTTTCTTTCACCTATGCTTTGGCCTCTGACAGAAGAAGGTTATCAGTATGATAGAAAAGACTATCAGCCGTTAAAGCAAGTGGCTCAGAAGAATGGGCCGGAGGTGAAGATGGAGGATCTGAGCTAG
- a CDS encoding ABC transporter permease — protein sequence MNRLLTIEWLKLKHYRPFWILTGLYFLLLSLVCSGMMFYFEYLESRGASFEGITPSMIPFYDFADIWHNITYLATFFKIFLGFVVVISICNEWSFRTIQQNIIDGLDKWEFLASKLIILFLLALVNVFFIFILGLILGSIYSPVIGLDVMFINFEFIPAYFLDVFVFLIFSLFVGMLIKKTGFAIVLLALYGLFIEPIGVLILSNVYEQYTFYEYFPISAINKLITLPYTKYAFQEVKDYLVWHEVLLVLAYSVVFLYLSFRILKTRDVA from the coding sequence ATGAATAGATTACTCACCATAGAATGGCTCAAACTGAAGCACTACCGACCTTTCTGGATATTGACAGGGCTGTATTTTCTGCTACTCTCTCTGGTATGTTCAGGCATGATGTTCTACTTTGAATATCTGGAAAGCCGCGGAGCCTCCTTTGAAGGCATCACCCCAAGCATGATTCCCTTTTATGACTTTGCCGACATCTGGCACAATATCACCTATCTGGCTACTTTCTTTAAAATATTTTTGGGGTTTGTTGTCGTCATTTCTATTTGCAATGAATGGAGTTTCCGCACGATCCAACAAAATATTATTGATGGCCTGGACAAGTGGGAGTTTTTGGCTTCCAAACTGATCATCTTATTTCTACTCGCCCTGGTCAATGTGTTTTTCATTTTTATACTAGGGCTAATATTAGGCAGCATCTATTCTCCGGTAATTGGCCTGGATGTGATGTTTATCAACTTTGAGTTTATACCCGCCTATTTTCTGGATGTTTTTGTGTTCCTAATTTTCTCCTTGTTTGTAGGTATGCTCATCAAGAAAACCGGCTTTGCGATTGTATTGCTGGCGCTGTACGGATTATTCATTGAGCCAATCGGCGTGCTTATTCTATCCAATGTATATGAGCAATATACTTTTTATGAATATTTCCCAATCAGCGCTATCAATAAGCTGATTACCTTGCCCTATACCAAGTACGCTTTTCAGGAAGTGAAAGATTATCTTGTATGGCATGAAGTGCTACTGGTACTAGCTTATTCTGTAGTTTTCCTCTACCTGAGTTTCCGTATTCTCAAGACCAGAGATGTAGCGTAG
- a CDS encoding ABC transporter ATP-binding protein, whose protein sequence is MSLNSTLSIQDLHKRYGKIHAVNGLSLDVEEGSVFGILGPNGSGKSTTLGILLDVVTKDSGTFQWFGQPPSTEVRKQIGAILETPTFYPYLSAVQNLKVVATIKSVDHKRIEQVLKTVGLLERKDDAFRHYSLGMKQRLAIASALLADPQVMILDEPTNGLDPQGIAEIRQLIIEIAGRGKTIILASHLLDEVQKVCSHFAILKRGKKIYSGSVAEVLHGSDTVEVAATDMEQLQKIAAEFPHTKAIVRENGHLKLQLDQGQNSGDLNRYLVEKGMIISHLRQQTKSLEKQFLELLASSHE, encoded by the coding sequence ATGAGCTTGAACTCTACATTGTCAATACAGGATTTGCACAAACGCTACGGCAAAATACATGCGGTTAACGGACTTTCCCTGGACGTTGAGGAAGGTTCGGTTTTCGGCATTCTGGGACCCAACGGAAGCGGTAAGTCTACTACGCTTGGTATTCTGCTGGATGTGGTTACCAAAGACAGTGGTACCTTTCAATGGTTTGGCCAGCCCCCTTCTACCGAGGTACGCAAACAAATCGGAGCAATTCTGGAAACACCTACCTTTTATCCCTATCTCTCAGCCGTTCAGAACCTGAAGGTTGTAGCCACAATCAAAAGCGTTGATCACAAAAGGATAGAGCAGGTGCTGAAAACAGTGGGTCTGCTGGAACGTAAAGATGATGCTTTCAGGCATTATTCCTTAGGCATGAAGCAGCGTCTCGCCATCGCTTCGGCACTTCTGGCTGACCCTCAAGTCATGATATTGGATGAACCTACCAATGGCTTAGACCCTCAGGGTATTGCTGAGATTCGTCAGTTGATCATAGAGATAGCAGGGAGAGGAAAAACCATTATACTGGCCAGTCACCTGCTGGATGAAGTGCAGAAAGTATGTTCGCACTTTGCTATTCTAAAAAGAGGAAAGAAAATTTACAGTGGCAGTGTAGCAGAAGTTCTTCATGGTTCGGATACGGTGGAAGTGGCCGCTACTGATATGGAGCAATTACAAAAAATCGCTGCCGAGTTTCCTCACACCAAAGCTATAGTCAGAGAAAACGGTCACCTTAAATTACAACTGGATCAAGGTCAAAACAGTGGAGACCTCAATCGCTATCTTGTGGAAAAAGGGATGATCATATCTCACCTAAGGCAACAGACCAAAAGCCTGGAAAAACAATTTTTAGAACTCTTAGCCTCATCCCATGAATAG
- a CDS encoding DUF4252 domain-containing protein: MKPFLIAALTFIFCLESHAQSKAVSKFLEKHKPNTSLYFYPSTLRMINLEHNPDYQRLVRHIKKLSFLTFEKRSSNLSRSDFQELKKQLASEKFEELFTMDDQGNHIHLYALGDEPEAYISLVENESSLMLFDMQGAPHLPSLMKLIQSDFNFGKIAELSSQLFKDDDQIEVKHQPK; this comes from the coding sequence ATGAAACCATTTTTGATTGCAGCATTAACCTTCATCTTCTGCCTGGAGAGCCATGCCCAAAGCAAAGCCGTTAGCAAGTTTTTAGAAAAGCATAAGCCCAACACTTCGCTATATTTTTATCCAAGTACACTACGAATGATCAACTTGGAACACAACCCTGATTATCAGCGATTGGTCCGCCATATTAAAAAGCTAAGCTTCCTGACTTTTGAGAAGAGGAGCTCAAATTTAAGCAGATCAGATTTTCAGGAGTTGAAGAAACAATTAGCTTCAGAGAAGTTTGAAGAGTTGTTCACCATGGATGACCAGGGTAACCATATACATCTGTACGCTCTAGGAGATGAGCCTGAAGCATATATCTCATTAGTGGAAAATGAAAGCTCACTGATGCTTTTTGACATGCAGGGAGCCCCTCATCTTCCCTCTCTGATGAAGCTGATCCAAAGTGATTTTAACTTTGGAAAGATTGCTGAATTATCTAGCCAGCTTTTTAAAGATGATGATCAAATAGAGGTAAAACACCAACCGAAATGA
- a CDS encoding DUF4252 domain-containing protein, whose amino-acid sequence MKKLIITIIAMQLLAFSVQAQNSAIASLFNKYADNEDFTKVTINSKMFDLFTEFEPDDPDTKEMANAISKLKGLKILAADSIGNAQKYYKEAKASIQNSKFEELMSIRDGKDDMIFMIQEEGGKISELLMLVGGDYKFVAMSLFGEIDLKQISKLSKGMNINGMEYLENIDEKKGKQ is encoded by the coding sequence ATGAAAAAGCTTATAATAACGATCATTGCAATGCAACTGCTTGCCTTCAGTGTGCAGGCACAAAATTCAGCCATCGCTTCTCTGTTTAATAAATATGCAGACAATGAAGACTTTACCAAGGTCACAATTAATAGTAAGATGTTTGATCTCTTCACTGAGTTTGAACCTGATGATCCGGATACTAAGGAGATGGCTAATGCCATTAGTAAACTCAAAGGACTGAAAATCCTCGCTGCAGATAGTATCGGAAATGCGCAAAAGTACTATAAAGAAGCTAAAGCTAGTATCCAGAACAGTAAATTTGAAGAGCTGATGTCTATCCGTGATGGCAAAGACGATATGATTTTCATGATACAGGAAGAAGGAGGAAAAATCAGTGAACTGCTGATGCTGGTAGGTGGAGACTACAAATTTGTAGCCATGAGTCTCTTTGGCGAAATTGATCTCAAACAGATATCCAAATTATCCAAAGGCATGAATATTAATGGCATGGAATACCTTGAAAATATAGACGAGAAGAAAGGAAAGCAGTAA
- a CDS encoding RNA polymerase sigma factor — MNMLLEEFKHSVLPIKNKLYRFALRYLGNEDEAKDVVQEVFIKAWDRRADLHLYRSVEAWCMKLTRNISLNKLKSGHYSKTEVLEDGLTLTFQVQSPYESTETQDMLDNIQRFMKQLPPLQKQVLELRDVEGYSYDEISEILNVSPGQVKINLFRARQSLKKNLQSINAYGITKN; from the coding sequence ATGAATATGCTACTGGAAGAGTTTAAACATAGCGTCCTCCCTATAAAAAATAAGCTTTACCGCTTTGCCTTACGCTATTTAGGTAATGAAGACGAAGCCAAGGATGTGGTTCAGGAGGTCTTCATTAAGGCCTGGGACAGGCGTGCAGACCTACACCTCTATCGCAGTGTGGAGGCCTGGTGTATGAAGCTCACCCGTAACATTTCACTCAACAAACTAAAGTCCGGACACTACAGTAAAACAGAGGTACTTGAAGATGGGCTAACACTGACTTTTCAAGTTCAGTCACCCTACGAAAGTACTGAAACTCAGGATATGCTGGACAACATCCAGCGTTTTATGAAACAGCTACCGCCCTTGCAAAAGCAGGTGTTGGAATTACGTGACGTAGAAGGCTATTCGTATGATGAAATCAGTGAGATCCTGAATGTCAGCCCGGGACAGGTTAAAATTAATTTGTTCAGGGCCAGACAAAGCTTGAAAAAGAATCTGCAAAGCATTAATGCCTATGGAATTACAAAAAATTGA
- a CDS encoding CHASE3 domain-containing protein yields MKAKLLDWLEKKGINFFMSLVILTIIFGALFTFYSRYIIEEQQIKSKHAQKVLLDLKQLSTYIMLADVGVRGYMLVQEERFIAPFEFAKGSYLHTLNSIEQTLISQNYGELDSMQIIKEDMSAYMQLLDNMYDLAYKGENEAALSILYKDKGHSLMQNYGRFSNKINKYEEAVLKDTNIRAGLYIDLIGYIQWLLLILGLPTLLLVIFRIRRSERSRKALFKQLAISNKKYIFDSGTDELALNEESIIDSIIKNLRQASEFIKKITSGDHNVQWIGLDDNNRDLNKDNLAGELIQMREQMKKVKEEDNRRIWSTEGLSIAAEITRKYQHNTDELGNKLVTKVVQYLNANQAALFVLNDEDENHKQLDLIACYAYDRKKYLKKSIDIGEGLVGQAYLEADTIYLTEIPNDYVYITSGLGKATPSSILIIPLKYNEHVMGVLEIAAFQPFKKYQIEFAENLGEIIASTLSTVKTNEKTRILLEQSQEQAEEMRAQEEEMRQNMEELQATQEEMQRKTKEYEDVINEYQQKQDNNVTQ; encoded by the coding sequence ATGAAAGCTAAATTATTAGACTGGCTTGAGAAGAAAGGGATCAACTTCTTCATGTCCTTAGTGATCCTAACCATTATTTTTGGTGCTTTATTTACTTTTTACAGTCGCTACATCATAGAGGAACAACAGATAAAAAGTAAACATGCTCAAAAAGTTCTGCTTGATCTCAAACAGCTTAGCACATATATCATGCTGGCTGATGTAGGGGTGAGAGGCTATATGCTGGTTCAGGAAGAACGGTTTATTGCTCCTTTTGAATTTGCAAAAGGGTCTTATTTACATACCCTGAATAGTATAGAACAAACCCTCATCTCCCAAAATTATGGCGAGTTGGATAGCATGCAGATTATTAAAGAGGATATGAGTGCTTACATGCAGCTTTTGGACAATATGTATGATTTAGCATATAAAGGCGAAAATGAAGCAGCACTCTCCATTTTGTACAAAGATAAGGGCCATAGTCTGATGCAAAACTATGGTCGATTTAGTAATAAGATAAATAAATATGAAGAAGCAGTACTCAAGGATACCAATATAAGAGCCGGTTTATACATTGATTTGATTGGATACATCCAATGGTTGCTTTTGATACTGGGATTACCAACTTTACTATTAGTGATATTTAGGATTAGAAGAAGTGAAAGGTCTCGCAAAGCACTCTTTAAACAACTTGCCATAAGTAATAAGAAATATATTTTTGATTCCGGTACTGATGAACTAGCATTGAACGAAGAGAGCATCATAGATAGCATTATTAAAAACCTGAGGCAAGCTTCTGAGTTCATCAAAAAAATCACTTCAGGTGACCATAATGTTCAATGGATAGGTTTAGATGATAACAATCGGGATTTAAACAAAGACAACCTGGCTGGAGAGTTGATTCAAATGCGTGAGCAAATGAAAAAAGTTAAAGAAGAGGATAATAGGCGTATATGGTCAACAGAAGGCTTGTCTATTGCCGCTGAAATTACCAGAAAATATCAGCATAATACAGATGAACTAGGGAATAAGTTGGTCACAAAAGTAGTACAATATTTAAATGCTAACCAGGCAGCCTTATTTGTACTAAATGATGAAGATGAAAATCATAAGCAGCTTGACCTCATTGCCTGCTATGCCTATGATCGCAAGAAATACCTGAAGAAAAGTATTGATATTGGCGAAGGGTTAGTGGGGCAAGCCTATCTGGAAGCAGATACCATTTATTTGACAGAAATACCGAATGACTATGTTTACATCACTTCAGGTTTAGGAAAGGCTACCCCCTCTAGTATTCTGATCATACCACTCAAATATAACGAGCATGTAATGGGTGTGCTTGAGATTGCGGCTTTTCAACCTTTTAAAAAATATCAGATTGAGTTCGCTGAAAACCTTGGTGAAATCATTGCTTCCACACTTTCTACGGTCAAAACGAATGAAAAAACCCGTATTTTACTGGAACAGTCACAGGAGCAGGCAGAAGAAATGCGTGCTCAGGAAGAAGAAATGCGGCAGAATATGGAAGAGCTTCAGGCTACGCAGGAAGAAATGCAAAGAAAAACCAAAGAGTATGAAGATGTCATAAATGAATACCAGCAAAAGCAGGATAATAACGTCACCCAATAA
- a CDS encoding transporter substrate-binding domain-containing protein: protein MEKLFLLTMRKIIFLSLCIIYLCSTPTLAQEENSPDTLTVGIKPLVPFVIDNADSVYSGISILFFEKVAEDLNLTFQYKPYENLDALLDAVSASEVDLAVGAITITDERETRMDFTHSYFSSGMGVVMRQGQQGIFHQLMNIASWDFVKAAGVLCLVILIFGILLWLFERKRNKEMFGKGRMRGIGSSFWWSAVTMTTVGYGDKAPITAGGRAIAFVWMFTAIVITSTLTAAIASSLTVNTLSQNIESIEDLANVKVGTVRGSNSEEYLTREGIFATLFDTTEDALQALQNEELKVVIYDKPILQYLLNQTDAYEDLEILPRRILPSNYGFAIPEDSPLRNDLNVIILRKLTSPEYRSIINRYIGRDNIE, encoded by the coding sequence ATGGAAAAATTATTTCTTTTAACCATGCGAAAAATCATATTCCTATCATTATGTATTATTTATTTATGCTCAACCCCTACTTTAGCTCAGGAAGAAAATTCTCCCGACACCCTCACGGTTGGGATTAAACCTCTTGTGCCCTTTGTAATTGATAATGCCGACAGTGTTTATAGCGGGATAAGTATCCTTTTTTTTGAGAAGGTAGCTGAGGACTTAAATTTAACCTTTCAATATAAACCTTATGAGAATCTTGATGCGCTGCTAGATGCAGTATCTGCTAGTGAAGTTGACCTGGCTGTTGGTGCCATTACGATTACTGATGAAAGAGAAACAAGAATGGATTTTACGCACTCCTACTTTTCCTCTGGCATGGGCGTAGTCATGCGTCAGGGCCAGCAAGGAATCTTTCACCAACTCATGAATATAGCTTCCTGGGACTTTGTAAAAGCCGCTGGCGTCCTCTGTCTTGTCATTTTGATCTTCGGTATTTTGTTGTGGCTGTTTGAAAGAAAAAGGAATAAAGAAATGTTTGGAAAAGGACGTATGCGCGGAATAGGAAGCTCTTTTTGGTGGTCAGCAGTAACGATGACTACAGTAGGCTATGGTGATAAGGCTCCCATCACTGCCGGTGGTAGAGCTATTGCCTTTGTTTGGATGTTTACGGCTATTGTAATTACTTCTACGCTTACTGCCGCTATAGCCTCTTCCCTCACTGTGAATACATTAAGTCAAAATATTGAATCAATTGAAGACCTTGCCAATGTGAAAGTAGGAACGGTGAGAGGCAGCAATAGTGAAGAGTACCTTACCAGGGAGGGTATATTTGCAACGTTATTTGATACTACTGAAGATGCGTTGCAAGCACTGCAAAACGAAGAATTAAAGGTAGTGATCTATGATAAGCCTATTCTTCAATATTTATTAAATCAAACAGATGCATATGAAGACCTCGAGATTTTACCCAGAAGAATACTTCCTAGTAATTACGGCTTTGCAATCCCTGAAGATAGCCCGCTTCGCAATGACCTGAATGTGATTATACTGAGAAAGCTCACTTCACCTGAATACCGAAGTATCATCAATCGATATATAGGTAGAGATAATATCGAATAA
- a CDS encoding HAD family hydrolase: MADQNHYKVAVFDINGTLYRKSSKEEFFKYICFKKGYKLLNIFQLIIFKIIGKARLINQTEFKENFFNYLDNLSPEAVKKYAQEYWHIEFPQYFNEKLMKRVEELKKENVKVICISGGLDVYMRPLFERFDVDHYFYTKTKYVNNTYKIDGQACKGEEKVRCLDNHFGNNNYTIVEAYSDDPEVILDHAEKAYLITPEGEIKNYKPDQTKLAHA; the protein is encoded by the coding sequence ATGGCTGATCAAAATCATTATAAGGTAGCTGTTTTTGATATCAACGGAACACTCTATCGCAAATCTTCAAAGGAAGAATTTTTTAAATATATCTGCTTTAAGAAGGGGTATAAACTTCTGAATATTTTTCAACTGATCATTTTCAAGATTATCGGTAAGGCACGATTAATCAATCAAACTGAGTTTAAGGAAAACTTTTTCAATTACCTGGATAATCTATCACCAGAAGCTGTAAAAAAATATGCCCAGGAATACTGGCACATTGAGTTTCCGCAATATTTCAATGAGAAGCTGATGAAAAGAGTAGAAGAGTTGAAAAAAGAGAATGTAAAGGTAATCTGTATTTCCGGCGGACTGGATGTGTATATGCGTCCACTATTTGAGCGATTTGATGTGGACCATTACTTTTATACGAAAACTAAGTACGTAAATAATACTTATAAGATTGATGGACAGGCATGTAAGGGAGAAGAGAAGGTTCGCTGCCTTGATAATCATTTTGGTAATAATAATTATACCATCGTTGAAGCATATTCTGATGATCCCGAGGTGATTTTAGACCATGCTGAGAAAGCATATTTAATAACGCCTGAGGGTGAAATAAAAAACTATAAGCCTGATCAAACAAAGCTCGCGCATGCATAA
- a CDS encoding RNA polymerase sigma factor, with product MKKAVNQVSDQTIIDSIRDGKKIEPTVRFLYANYFESLASYVRSNNGNDQDAEDIFQECIVVFMGTVREGKFRGDSKVKTFLYAIMRNLWLNELKRRNRAIHRETKYYDENPKIEESIHVSLRENEVKKQVASLVAQLGENCQKILNLFYYQDMPMKEIYQEMGYENEQIARNMKYKCMKKMHALLDANEDMKQHFKSLFVHG from the coding sequence ATGAAAAAGGCAGTAAATCAGGTTTCTGATCAAACTATCATTGATAGTATTAGAGACGGTAAAAAGATTGAGCCTACTGTGCGTTTTTTATACGCAAATTATTTTGAAAGCCTGGCCAGTTATGTCAGGAGTAATAATGGAAATGACCAAGATGCAGAAGATATTTTTCAGGAATGCATAGTTGTATTCATGGGAACTGTGAGAGAAGGAAAGTTTAGAGGGGATAGCAAGGTGAAGACTTTTTTATATGCCATTATGCGAAACCTTTGGCTCAATGAATTGAAAAGGCGTAACCGCGCAATACATCGTGAAACTAAGTATTATGATGAAAATCCAAAAATTGAAGAAAGTATACACGTAAGTTTGCGAGAAAATGAAGTTAAAAAACAGGTAGCTTCATTGGTAGCCCAACTGGGTGAGAACTGTCAAAAGATCCTTAATCTGTTTTACTATCAGGATATGCCTATGAAAGAAATATACCAGGAAATGGGATACGAAAACGAACAAATCGCCCGTAATATGAAATACAAGTGCATGAAAAAAATGCATGCCTTACTGGACGCAAATGAAGATATGAAACAGCACTTTAAAAGTTTATTTGTCCATGGATGA